A portion of the Deinococcus peraridilitoris DSM 19664 genome contains these proteins:
- a CDS encoding acyl-CoA carboxylase subunit beta, which translates to MTQTTSAWQDALDQLKADLARVRAGGGSKAAQRQHDKGRLTARERIAQLVDEGAFFNELMTFAGWEMYQEAGGCPSGGTVTGIGTIEGRPWMIVANDATVKAGAFFPITAKKVIRAQTIALENRLPVVYLVDSAGVYLPMQDEIFPDQDDFGRVFYLNARLSALGVPQIAAIMGNCVAGGAYLPVMCDTLIMTEGSGLYLAGPALVKAAIGQVVGSEELGGASMHAEIAGTVDYKEKTDEDALKRVRGLAGMYAQGEVAPWARRRREAGPTASQGAVTELVSFDGSKPYDVRELILRLVDAPQDGTSPFNEFKADYGQTIVCGFGRVGGFPVAFVANQRTVIKKKLKSGGIPGLSSRIEVGGVIYADAADKAARFILDANQAGVPLVFLSDVTGFMVGRDSEQEGIIRRGAKMVNAVSNSVVPKITIITGGSYGAGNYAMNGKAYAPRFIFAWPSAKYAVMSGNAAAKTLLDIQLAALKRAGHEPDDEELQELYAQIKAKYDHELDPKYAAARLWVDEIIAPDETRERLIRALEACAQNPVQEELRVGVFQV; encoded by the coding sequence ATGACCCAGACGACCAGCGCGTGGCAGGACGCGCTTGACCAGCTCAAGGCCGATCTCGCCCGCGTTCGGGCGGGTGGTGGCAGCAAAGCGGCACAACGCCAGCATGACAAGGGCCGCCTGACCGCGCGCGAGCGCATCGCACAACTGGTGGATGAAGGTGCATTCTTCAACGAACTGATGACCTTCGCAGGCTGGGAGATGTACCAGGAAGCGGGCGGTTGTCCCAGTGGAGGCACCGTCACCGGCATCGGCACCATCGAGGGCCGTCCGTGGATGATCGTCGCCAATGACGCGACCGTCAAAGCTGGCGCATTCTTCCCGATCACCGCCAAAAAGGTCATCCGGGCGCAGACCATAGCCCTGGAAAACCGGCTGCCGGTGGTGTACCTCGTCGATTCGGCCGGGGTGTACCTGCCGATGCAGGACGAAATTTTCCCTGACCAGGACGACTTCGGGCGGGTGTTTTACCTGAATGCCCGCCTGAGTGCGCTGGGCGTGCCGCAAATTGCCGCCATCATGGGCAACTGCGTTGCAGGTGGCGCGTACCTGCCGGTCATGTGCGACACCCTGATCATGACGGAAGGCTCAGGGCTTTATCTGGCCGGGCCCGCGCTTGTCAAGGCAGCCATCGGACAGGTGGTGGGCAGCGAAGAGCTGGGAGGCGCCAGCATGCACGCCGAGATTGCCGGGACCGTCGACTACAAGGAAAAAACCGATGAGGACGCCCTGAAGCGCGTGCGCGGTCTGGCAGGAATGTACGCTCAAGGTGAGGTCGCTCCCTGGGCCCGACGGCGACGAGAAGCTGGCCCGACGGCGTCACAAGGCGCCGTGACGGAACTTGTCAGCTTTGACGGCAGCAAGCCTTACGACGTGCGTGAGCTGATCCTGCGGCTGGTCGACGCGCCCCAGGACGGCACCAGCCCATTCAACGAATTCAAGGCCGACTACGGTCAGACCATCGTGTGCGGTTTCGGGCGGGTCGGAGGCTTCCCGGTTGCCTTTGTGGCCAATCAGCGCACGGTCATCAAAAAGAAGCTCAAAAGTGGCGGAATACCGGGCCTGAGCAGCCGCATCGAGGTCGGCGGGGTCATCTATGCCGACGCAGCGGACAAAGCCGCCCGCTTCATTCTCGATGCCAATCAGGCGGGCGTCCCGCTGGTGTTCCTCTCAGATGTGACCGGCTTCATGGTCGGCCGGGACAGCGAGCAGGAAGGCATCATCCGGCGCGGCGCTAAGATGGTGAACGCCGTGAGCAACAGCGTCGTTCCGAAAATCACCATTATCACCGGGGGCAGTTACGGCGCGGGCAATTACGCCATGAACGGCAAGGCCTACGCGCCCCGTTTTATCTTCGCGTGGCCGAGCGCCAAGTACGCGGTCATGAGCGGTAACGCCGCCGCCAAGACCCTGCTCGACATCCAGCTCGCGGCCCTCAAGCGCGCCGGGCACGAACCGGACGACGAGGAACTGCAGGAACTGTACGCCCAGATCAAGGCCAAGTACGATCACGAACTCGACCCGAAATACGCGGCGGCAAGGCTATGGGTGGACGAGATCATCGCGCCGGACGAAACTCGGGAGCGATTGATCCGGGCCTTGGAAGCGTGCGCGCAGAATCCGGTGCAAGAGGAGTTGCGGGTGGGTGTATTTCAGGTGTAA